The Leptospira fletcheri genome includes a region encoding these proteins:
- a CDS encoding exonuclease: protein MNETESSAAKPIQPIIPKINLPYLQLKSKDSFEKGERPYYDPEAERLLVLATDHSTLAGLKNSKIPIITDSDVLDHRVKESLLKLATDSLIVFIPRIMFSTDTKELSQFFYIVALNKASALDPTQLKTLYMEIMRRSAWAIRNYEIAHCQDKEITVPELLELLGENTSPSDNPKGKDELTKCLNSLARTGFCNPQILKDTKSLILHYIQEDGFLIATDYAGYIYVPEQSNDETFTLIERLFSSKAIRSLVEISPNSAIDLVSVREALLENEEELMSGDLSHIRKKIYLEEFAKLSHTLKPSPLRDFFIIAQRITAKTVEAENFLIETNEKVNSKKLKSIISKGKDPLQRFLTFRIGQDIPNDSSIIRNSEQDSSLLSYVHYEESFPELFVCPADIATVREVATALSLRYSFENPTCLGFILMLNKYKNKLLFYLSDPNFKKAFCNVALSCISKKLPWFVRFAYAIGLKESMISSILNELGDIQYKQLNERLKYRQKLSQIRNDLKRELVEEVKAMIYRTGQFPEGI, encoded by the coding sequence ATGAACGAAACGGAGTCCAGCGCCGCAAAACCGATCCAACCGATCATTCCTAAAATCAACCTACCGTACCTCCAATTGAAGTCGAAGGATTCCTTCGAGAAAGGAGAGCGTCCTTACTACGATCCGGAAGCGGAAAGACTGCTGGTTTTAGCGACGGATCATTCCACCCTTGCGGGCTTGAAAAATTCCAAGATCCCCATCATTACGGACTCGGATGTTCTGGACCACAGGGTAAAAGAAAGTCTCCTAAAACTCGCCACGGATTCTCTGATCGTCTTTATTCCGCGAATTATGTTCAGTACGGATACGAAGGAGCTTTCTCAATTCTTTTATATTGTCGCTTTAAACAAAGCAAGCGCTCTGGATCCGACTCAGCTAAAAACCCTATATATGGAAATCATGCGCAGGTCCGCTTGGGCGATCCGCAACTATGAGATCGCTCATTGCCAGGACAAGGAGATCACCGTACCCGAACTCCTGGAACTTCTTGGCGAAAATACGTCTCCTTCCGACAATCCCAAAGGAAAAGACGAACTTACAAAATGTCTGAATTCTCTTGCAAGAACCGGCTTTTGCAATCCGCAAATCCTAAAGGATACAAAAAGCCTGATATTGCATTATATACAAGAGGATGGGTTCCTAATCGCTACGGACTACGCAGGATATATCTATGTTCCAGAACAATCGAACGACGAAACATTTACCTTAATAGAACGTCTTTTCTCCTCCAAAGCGATCCGATCCCTCGTCGAAATAAGCCCGAATTCTGCGATCGATCTCGTATCGGTGCGGGAAGCTCTTTTGGAAAACGAAGAGGAATTGATGAGCGGCGACCTCTCCCATATACGGAAGAAAATCTATCTGGAGGAATTCGCCAAACTTTCCCATACGTTAAAGCCGTCCCCACTGAGAGATTTCTTCATTATCGCCCAAAGAATCACGGCCAAAACCGTAGAAGCCGAAAATTTTCTGATAGAAACGAACGAGAAAGTAAATTCTAAAAAATTGAAATCGATCATTTCCAAAGGAAAGGATCCGCTTCAAAGATTTCTTACGTTCCGGATCGGCCAGGACATACCCAACGATTCTTCCATCATCAGAAACAGTGAGCAGGATTCCTCCCTTTTGAGCTACGTTCATTATGAGGAATCGTTTCCGGAATTGTTCGTATGCCCTGCGGATATAGCGACAGTTAGGGAAGTGGCGACCGCTTTATCACTGAGATATTCCTTCGAGAATCCGACCTGCCTAGGTTTTATTCTCATGCTGAACAAATACAAAAACAAGCTGCTATTCTATCTTTCGGATCCGAATTTCAAGAAGGCGTTCTGTAATGTGGCGCTTTCCTGCATCTCCAAAAAACTCCCGTGGTTCGTAAGATTCGCTTATGCGATCGGATTAAAGGAATCCATGATATCCAGCATTTTGAACGAATTGGGAGATATCCAGTACAAGCAACTCAACGAACGCCTGAAGTATAGACAAAAATTAAGCCAGATCCGGAACGATCTGAAGAGAGAGTTGGTGGAGGAAGTGAAGGCGATGATCTACCGTACCGGGCAATTTCCGGAAGGGATTTGA
- a CDS encoding nitrate reductase yields MTSTNSLSTTCSYCGVGCGVIVEKSGTDRISVKGDPDHPANRGMLCSKGLNLHYSTMDQSDRLLYPMQRKRKGGDLQRVDWQTALSEVANEFKRIISEHGSNAVGFYVSGQLLTEEYYIINKLTKGFLGTNNIDTNSRLCMSSAVVGYKMALGEDSVPISYDDIEIADCFLVAGANPAWCHPILFRRIEERRRKDPNVKMIVVDPRRTETCEDADIHLQIHPGTDIYLFHAIARILITNGWIDEEFIRDHTEGFEELKSRVFQVSVEASAEICGVPGEQIEEAARLIASSNGFLSLWAMGLNQSVIGVNKNLALLNLSLITGKIGKPGSGPFSLTGQPNAMGGREVGGLCNLLPAHRNLNDPEHRKEVADFWGVSEIQSRPGYSATEMFENLRQGKMKAIWIVCTNPTVSLPDARAVEAGLRSADLVVVQDISRSAGAIPFADVVLPAAGWAEKQGTMTNSDRRITYLPKILEPPGEAMADTWIIRDFAHKMGYANSFAYQNEEQIFEEHCRLTKGTRIDISGLDYSVLKEKRSVQWPFPFKDHGGTERLFTDRIFYRPGGRAKLSDVAAEDPSEKPTPQHPLILTTGRIRDQWHTMTRTGKVRKLREHRKEPVLEIHPSDAEARGISNDQIVEIENSRGRVRVKASITDTIKPGTVFLPMHWGRVFGNDESRSNNLTSSDYDPNSKQPGFKISAVEVRIYSKAKEKILIIGGGAGSLAFLRHYRAVAPNDEITVICKEEHPFYNRILLPDLISGEKDFHQLSGADPEEIDSWGIQLFPGRTVAEIFPEGKKVKDSRGVVHSYHKLIMATGSSASIPKSIKEGMEGVFSLRAKEDAERIKGFFVRDSHALIVGGGLLGLELAAALRTIGANVTVLVRTDRLMSKQLDEIASAILKEEIEERGIGIVFEAELSKIVGFPRAEKVKLSNGQVLEVDGIVFAVGTSPNIALANQTGLQCGTGVKVNEYLQTSDPDIYAIGEVAEHPSGMYGTVSATEEQAKIAANHIYGYRLNGYTGSLHSNLLKIPGLDLVSLRLPETPMDAAGSEYEEIVYLDRKKRKYKKCIIKGDRLVGAILVGDKERFSEFKTLISSGLELGEKRDRLLSGGGPSRPVLGKLVCSCNGVGSGNLEEEIKKGANTLEAVGVSTGAGTGCGSCRPEISKLLKGYLQESV; encoded by the coding sequence GTGACCAGTACAAACTCCCTATCGACTACCTGTTCCTACTGCGGCGTCGGATGCGGCGTGATCGTCGAAAAATCCGGCACGGATCGGATCAGTGTAAAAGGAGATCCCGACCACCCTGCGAATCGAGGAATGCTCTGCTCGAAGGGACTAAACCTTCATTATTCCACCATGGATCAATCCGATCGTCTTCTGTATCCTATGCAGAGAAAAAGAAAAGGGGGGGATTTGCAGAGGGTGGACTGGCAAACGGCCCTGTCGGAAGTCGCAAACGAATTTAAGAGGATCATTTCGGAACATGGATCGAACGCGGTAGGTTTTTACGTATCCGGGCAGCTTCTTACTGAAGAATATTATATCATAAACAAGTTAACGAAAGGCTTTCTAGGAACGAATAATATAGATACGAATTCACGCCTATGTATGAGTTCCGCGGTAGTCGGTTATAAGATGGCATTAGGCGAAGACAGCGTTCCAATCAGTTACGACGATATCGAGATAGCGGACTGTTTTTTGGTCGCCGGAGCGAATCCTGCCTGGTGTCACCCCATCCTTTTTAGAAGGATTGAGGAGAGGAGACGGAAGGATCCGAACGTAAAGATGATCGTGGTGGATCCTAGAAGAACCGAGACCTGCGAGGACGCAGACATTCATTTGCAGATCCATCCTGGAACGGACATATATCTGTTCCATGCGATCGCGAGGATTTTGATCACAAACGGATGGATTGACGAAGAATTTATCCGGGATCATACCGAGGGATTCGAAGAATTGAAATCGAGGGTATTCCAGGTTTCGGTGGAAGCCTCCGCCGAAATATGCGGAGTTCCTGGGGAACAAATCGAAGAGGCGGCCCGGTTGATCGCTTCTTCGAACGGCTTTTTATCACTTTGGGCGATGGGATTGAACCAGAGCGTGATCGGAGTGAATAAGAATTTAGCCCTGTTGAATCTATCCTTGATCACGGGAAAGATCGGAAAGCCGGGTTCAGGGCCTTTTTCTTTGACGGGGCAACCGAACGCGATGGGTGGACGCGAAGTCGGCGGACTTTGTAATTTATTACCGGCTCATCGAAATTTGAACGACCCGGAACATCGCAAGGAAGTGGCCGATTTTTGGGGAGTGTCCGAAATCCAGAGTCGGCCCGGATATAGCGCCACCGAAATGTTCGAGAACCTTAGACAAGGAAAAATGAAGGCGATTTGGATCGTATGCACAAACCCAACCGTAAGTCTGCCGGACGCGAGAGCAGTGGAAGCGGGCTTACGTTCCGCCGACCTTGTGGTCGTTCAGGATATTTCCAGGAGCGCCGGCGCGATTCCTTTTGCCGATGTGGTTCTACCCGCAGCGGGATGGGCGGAGAAGCAAGGCACGATGACCAATTCCGACCGTAGAATCACGTATCTACCCAAAATATTGGAGCCTCCAGGCGAGGCGATGGCGGATACTTGGATCATTCGGGATTTCGCGCATAAGATGGGTTATGCGAATTCCTTCGCTTATCAAAATGAAGAACAGATTTTCGAAGAACATTGTAGGCTTACGAAAGGGACCAGGATCGACATTTCCGGTTTGGATTATTCCGTACTGAAGGAGAAACGCTCGGTCCAGTGGCCTTTTCCTTTTAAGGATCACGGAGGTACGGAGCGTCTTTTTACCGATCGTATTTTTTATCGTCCGGGAGGTAGAGCCAAGCTATCCGATGTAGCCGCAGAGGATCCCTCCGAAAAGCCTACTCCGCAACATCCTTTGATCCTGACCACCGGCCGGATCAGGGACCAATGGCATACCATGACGAGAACCGGTAAGGTGCGGAAATTAAGGGAGCATAGAAAGGAGCCGGTCCTGGAGATCCATCCTTCGGATGCGGAAGCGAGAGGAATTTCGAACGATCAGATCGTGGAGATCGAAAATTCCCGCGGAAGAGTCAGGGTCAAAGCGTCGATCACGGACACGATCAAGCCTGGAACGGTTTTCTTACCTATGCATTGGGGCAGAGTGTTCGGAAACGACGAATCCAGATCGAATAATCTGACGAGCTCGGATTACGATCCGAATTCCAAGCAACCGGGATTTAAGATTTCGGCGGTGGAAGTCCGCATTTATTCCAAGGCAAAGGAAAAGATTCTCATCATCGGAGGAGGGGCGGGAAGTCTCGCTTTTCTGAGACACTATCGCGCAGTGGCTCCGAACGACGAGATTACCGTCATTTGTAAGGAAGAACATCCGTTTTACAATCGTATCCTTTTACCCGATCTGATCAGCGGGGAAAAAGATTTTCATCAGTTGAGCGGTGCGGACCCCGAGGAAATCGATTCCTGGGGCATTCAATTGTTCCCGGGGCGGACGGTTGCCGAGATCTTTCCGGAAGGAAAGAAGGTTAAGGATTCCCGTGGAGTCGTTCATTCGTATCATAAACTTATCATGGCCACAGGAAGCTCGGCTTCGATTCCGAAATCGATCAAGGAAGGAATGGAGGGGGTCTTTAGTCTCAGAGCCAAAGAGGACGCGGAAAGAATCAAAGGTTTTTTCGTTCGGGATTCCCACGCCTTGATCGTAGGTGGAGGCCTACTCGGGTTGGAACTTGCGGCAGCTCTACGGACGATCGGAGCAAATGTAACCGTATTGGTGCGAACGGATCGATTGATGTCCAAGCAGTTGGACGAGATCGCATCCGCAATCCTAAAGGAAGAGATAGAGGAAAGAGGAATCGGAATCGTATTCGAAGCGGAACTTTCCAAGATCGTGGGTTTTCCGAGAGCGGAAAAAGTAAAGCTGAGTAACGGTCAAGTCCTGGAGGTAGATGGAATCGTTTTTGCTGTAGGGACTTCTCCGAATATAGCTCTCGCGAATCAAACCGGATTGCAATGCGGGACCGGAGTTAAAGTCAACGAATATCTTCAGACCAGCGATCCGGATATTTACGCGATCGGAGAAGTCGCGGAACATCCTTCCGGTATGTATGGAACGGTTTCCGCAACGGAAGAACAGGCAAAGATCGCGGCCAATCACATCTACGGTTATAGATTAAACGGTTATACCGGTTCTCTGCATTCGAATCTTTTGAAGATTCCCGGCTTGGATCTCGTTTCCCTTAGATTACCAGAAACCCCGATGGACGCTGCTGGATCCGAATATGAAGAAATCGTATATTTAGATCGCAAAAAAAGGAAATATAAGAAATGTATTATTAAAGGGGATCGCCTCGTCGGCGCTATCCTGGTCGGAGATAAGGAAAGATTCTCCGAATTCAAAACCTTGATTTCTTCCGGATTGGAACTGGGCGAAAAACGGGATCGATTGTTGAGCGGGGGAGGCCCTTCGCGCCCTGTCCTAGGTAAGTTGGTCTGTTCCTGTAACGGGGTAGGGAGCGGAAATCTAGAGGAAGAAATTAAAAAAGGCGCGAATACTCTCGAAGCAGTGGGAGTTTCCACCGGAGCAGGAACCGGTTGCGGAAGCTGTCGTCCGGAGATCTCGAAATTATTGAAAGGATACTTGCAGGAAAGCGTCTGA
- a CDS encoding nitrate/nitrite transporter, with amino-acid sequence MKKMQEFLKAGHFPTLISSFLYFDCSFMIWMLLAALGVFLSEEFSLGPAQKGFIVSIPLLGGTLMRIPLGILSDRFGSKKVALWGMTISMIPLFWGWRFAGTLSEVACIGLLLGIAGASFAVALPLASRWYPAKYQGLVLGIAGAGNSGSVLATLFAPALAKNFGWHAVFGLAMIPMACVFLFFLLTAKDCPGSISKKSLKEYLAPIKSRDALTFCILYSITFGGFVGIASFLPIFFYDQYGIGKLTTGLYTSYCILGASLLRPLGGYLSDKFGGVLMITIVLLFLTTVLIGISFLPPVALVLPLFILLMASLGIGNGSVFQLVPLRFKKDIGVVTGFVGAFGGLGGFLIPNLLGSLKSLTGSFSFGFLAVAIASLSACALVFFMNALVWKNSDSTESDLEMEAT; translated from the coding sequence ATGAAAAAAATGCAGGAATTTCTAAAAGCGGGACATTTCCCCACTCTCATCAGTTCGTTTTTATATTTCGACTGTAGCTTCATGATATGGATGCTGCTGGCGGCCTTAGGAGTCTTTCTTTCCGAGGAATTCTCTCTCGGCCCGGCTCAGAAAGGTTTTATCGTCTCCATTCCTCTTTTAGGGGGAACGCTGATGAGAATCCCGCTTGGAATCCTTTCGGATCGATTCGGCTCCAAAAAAGTCGCCCTTTGGGGAATGACGATCAGCATGATTCCCCTTTTCTGGGGTTGGCGTTTTGCAGGAACCCTTTCCGAAGTCGCCTGCATCGGTCTTTTATTAGGAATCGCAGGAGCAAGTTTTGCGGTCGCGCTGCCTCTAGCAAGCAGATGGTATCCTGCGAAATACCAAGGTTTGGTATTAGGTATCGCCGGAGCCGGAAATAGTGGATCCGTTTTAGCCACCCTGTTTGCCCCCGCCTTGGCGAAAAACTTCGGATGGCATGCGGTCTTCGGATTGGCGATGATTCCCATGGCCTGCGTCTTTCTCTTCTTCTTGCTCACCGCCAAGGATTGCCCCGGCTCCATTTCCAAAAAAAGTCTGAAGGAATATTTGGCTCCGATCAAATCCAGAGATGCACTTACGTTCTGCATCCTGTACAGTATCACGTTCGGAGGATTCGTCGGAATCGCCAGCTTCCTCCCTATATTCTTCTACGATCAGTACGGAATCGGAAAACTGACCACCGGTTTGTACACCTCTTATTGCATCCTCGGAGCAAGCCTATTACGCCCGTTAGGCGGCTATCTCTCCGACAAATTCGGCGGGGTACTCATGATAACGATCGTACTTCTGTTCCTTACAACCGTCCTCATCGGAATCTCCTTTCTACCTCCGGTCGCCCTAGTGCTTCCTCTCTTCATACTCCTGATGGCCAGTCTCGGAATCGGAAACGGCTCCGTATTTCAATTGGTCCCTCTTAGATTCAAAAAGGATATAGGAGTCGTCACGGGTTTTGTAGGAGCCTTCGGCGGCCTGGGAGGATTTTTAATCCCGAATCTTTTAGGTTCGTTGAAATCCTTAACCGGAAGTTTCTCCTTCGGATTCCTCGCAGTAGCGATCGCTTCCCTCTCCGCCTGCGCTTTGGTTTTCTTCATGAACGCTCTAGTCTGGAAAAATTCCGATTCTACGGAATCAGATTTGGAAATGGAAGCGACTTAA
- the nirB gene encoding nitrite reductase large subunit NirB, producing the protein MNKRKLVIIGNGMVGHRFSEKLVEFGGADKFEITVLGEEPRRAYDRVHLSEYFSNRSAEDLYLCQPDWYRANGIRLLLSEPAVSLDSVRRIVTTSAGTELPFDELIFATGSAPFVPNFEGIDKKGIFVYRTIEDLENILTYGKGIRKAAVMGGGLLGLEAAKALLDLGKETHVVEFAERLMPRQLDDSASSILRSRIEELGVTIHLEKQTEKALGESELEGLQFKDGSSLDVEMLVVSAGIRPRDELAKRSGIQVGERGGILIDDHLKTNVYGIYAIGEVALHKGFVYGLVAPGYEMAEILAYNLCSPINAPKSYTGSDLSTKLKLIGVDVASFGDGLGQSEHIPIVFKNPRSGVYKKLVISPDGKTLLGGILVGDVKSYGNLLSLYLNKIELPSEPETLIVGSVSAENLFGADSLPDDAKICSCNNVSKGDILKAIREKSCTDVQSLKECSKAGTGCGGCLPQVNSLLKTELKAQGKVISEHLCEHFKFSRQELFQVIKVKGLKSYAEVLRSEGNGDGCEICKPAVASILASTWNEPILKHREIQDTNDKFLANIQKGGTYSIVPRIPGGEITPENLIRIGEVAKKYDLYCKITGGQRIDLLGAKLDDLPSIWEDLVKYGFESGHAYGKAMRTVKSCVGSTWCRYGVQDSTAFAIRIEERYRGIRAPHKMKSAVSGCIRECAEARGKDFGIIATEKGWNLYVGGNGGVNPKHAILLAEDLDEDTCIRYIDRFIMFYIRTADRLMRTSTWLEQLEGGIEYLKDVIINDRLGINSQLEEEMDRLVDTYVCEWKDVVENPEKRAKFKHFINSESSDPTVRFQEERGQKRPAEHRTHRAEAVLK; encoded by the coding sequence ATGAACAAAAGGAAGTTAGTCATCATAGGAAACGGGATGGTGGGTCACCGTTTCTCCGAAAAATTGGTGGAATTCGGAGGCGCGGATAAATTCGAAATCACAGTACTCGGAGAGGAACCCAGGAGGGCTTACGACAGGGTTCATCTTTCCGAATATTTTTCGAACAGATCCGCAGAGGATTTGTATCTCTGCCAACCGGATTGGTATCGGGCAAACGGGATTCGTCTTCTGCTCTCCGAGCCGGCCGTCTCTTTGGATTCTGTACGCAGGATCGTGACTACTTCCGCTGGAACGGAACTTCCTTTTGACGAACTGATTTTCGCGACGGGATCCGCTCCCTTTGTTCCGAATTTCGAAGGCATCGACAAGAAAGGTATCTTCGTTTATCGCACGATCGAAGATTTGGAAAATATCCTTACTTACGGAAAAGGAATCAGGAAAGCCGCAGTGATGGGCGGAGGCTTACTCGGACTCGAAGCCGCAAAAGCGCTATTGGATCTGGGCAAGGAAACCCACGTAGTGGAATTCGCCGAAAGGCTGATGCCTAGACAGTTGGACGATTCGGCATCTTCTATCCTGAGATCCCGCATAGAAGAACTCGGAGTCACGATCCATCTGGAAAAGCAGACGGAAAAAGCCCTGGGCGAATCCGAACTAGAAGGACTGCAATTCAAGGACGGAAGTTCCTTGGATGTAGAGATGCTCGTGGTTTCCGCCGGGATCCGTCCTAGGGACGAACTTGCGAAACGAAGCGGCATCCAAGTGGGGGAACGCGGGGGTATCCTGATCGACGATCATCTGAAAACGAACGTCTACGGAATCTATGCGATCGGAGAAGTAGCCTTACACAAGGGATTCGTATACGGACTGGTCGCTCCGGGATATGAAATGGCGGAAATCTTAGCCTACAATCTTTGTAGCCCGATCAACGCTCCGAAATCCTATACCGGATCCGATCTTTCCACGAAACTCAAACTGATCGGCGTGGACGTGGCCTCCTTCGGGGACGGCCTCGGACAGTCGGAACACATCCCTATCGTATTCAAAAACCCGAGAAGCGGAGTATATAAGAAACTCGTAATTTCTCCCGACGGCAAGACGCTTTTAGGAGGAATCCTAGTCGGCGACGTCAAGTCTTACGGAAACCTGTTGTCGTTGTATCTGAATAAGATAGAACTCCCTTCCGAGCCCGAAACTCTGATCGTAGGTTCTGTCTCTGCGGAAAACCTTTTCGGCGCGGATAGCCTACCCGACGACGCCAAGATCTGTTCCTGCAACAACGTCTCCAAGGGGGATATCCTGAAAGCGATTCGCGAGAAGAGCTGCACGGACGTACAATCCTTGAAGGAATGTTCCAAAGCAGGAACCGGATGCGGCGGTTGCCTCCCCCAAGTGAATTCCCTTCTCAAAACGGAATTAAAGGCGCAAGGAAAAGTGATCAGCGAGCATCTCTGCGAGCACTTCAAATTCTCCAGACAGGAATTATTCCAGGTCATCAAGGTCAAAGGGCTAAAATCCTATGCGGAAGTACTGCGTTCCGAAGGAAACGGAGACGGCTGCGAAATCTGTAAACCCGCCGTAGCTTCCATACTCGCGAGCACTTGGAACGAACCTATCTTAAAGCATAGAGAGATCCAGGACACCAACGATAAATTCCTCGCGAACATTCAGAAAGGAGGCACGTATTCCATCGTGCCAAGAATCCCCGGCGGAGAGATCACTCCTGAAAACCTGATTCGAATCGGGGAAGTCGCGAAGAAATACGATCTCTATTGCAAAATCACCGGAGGCCAAAGGATAGACCTTTTGGGAGCGAAGTTGGACGACCTACCTTCCATCTGGGAAGACCTCGTGAAATACGGATTCGAAAGCGGACACGCGTACGGAAAAGCGATGCGAACCGTAAAGAGTTGCGTAGGTTCCACCTGGTGCAGATACGGCGTCCAAGACAGTACCGCATTCGCAATCCGGATCGAGGAAAGGTATCGGGGGATCCGTGCTCCTCACAAAATGAAATCGGCGGTATCCGGTTGCATTCGGGAATGTGCGGAAGCCAGAGGAAAGGATTTCGGAATCATTGCCACCGAAAAAGGTTGGAATCTCTACGTAGGCGGAAACGGAGGGGTGAACCCGAAACACGCAATCCTATTGGCGGAGGACCTGGATGAGGATACCTGCATTCGATACATCGATCGTTTCATCATGTTCTACATACGCACCGCGGATAGACTGATGCGCACTTCTACCTGGCTGGAACAATTGGAAGGGGGGATCGAGTATCTAAAAGACGTGATCATCAACGATCGATTGGGAATCAACTCTCAACTCGAGGAGGAGATGGATCGCTTAGTAGACACTTACGTCTGCGAATGGAAAGACGTGGTGGAAAATCCTGAAAAAAGGGCTAAATTTAAGCATTTCATAAATAGCGAAAGTTCTGATCCGACCGTTCGCTTTCAGGAAGAAAGGGGACAAAAACGCCCGGCCGAACATAGAACGCACCGCGCGGAAGCGGTTCTGAAGTAG
- the nirD gene encoding nitrite reductase small subunit NirD, giving the protein MTTKTTEKNRFLVAPVSEFPEDGGVCVKIGSYQIAVFRSTVRDKWYACDNFCPHSGDPVLSRGILGDSKGEPKVACPLHKRNFSLKTGECIGGEAHYKVEIYPVVIENGNVYLEVDAAMVRNGKNP; this is encoded by the coding sequence ATGACGACCAAGACCACGGAAAAAAACAGATTTTTAGTCGCTCCGGTTTCCGAATTTCCGGAAGACGGAGGAGTTTGCGTAAAGATCGGAAGTTATCAGATCGCCGTCTTTCGTTCCACCGTCCGCGACAAATGGTATGCCTGTGATAACTTCTGCCCTCACTCCGGAGATCCAGTATTGTCCAGAGGAATCCTAGGAGATTCCAAGGGAGAACCTAAGGTAGCCTGTCCTCTTCATAAGCGGAATTTTTCCCTGAAAACGGGGGAATGCATTGGCGGCGAGGCCCACTATAAGGTCGAAATCTATCCTGTAGTGATAGAAAACGGAAACGTGTATTTGGAAGTGGATGCGGCTATGGTCCGCAACGGTAAGAATCCATGA
- the cobA gene encoding uroporphyrinogen-III C-methyltransferase, producing the protein MNEETPHLYGSKIYLVGAGPGDPELLTVKAVKTLRKAQVVLYDDLVSPRILRVCKKSAELIYVGKRSGQHSCLQDQINFKIAEAAMKFRIVVRLKGGDPSVFGRVGEEYSYLLSRGFDCEIIAGVTTGSAVAARLGIPLTHRDYSSEIVLLSGHKKDGKNSEGFRNLICSGKTILVYMGLNSLHTIREELLNGGNSGDTPVAIIENATLESERIVTGSLRSILETAENAEIRSPALIIIGDIVRYYTETKELKERIQKTLSAP; encoded by the coding sequence ATGAACGAAGAAACCCCGCACCTCTACGGTAGCAAAATCTATTTGGTCGGCGCCGGTCCCGGAGATCCGGAACTACTGACCGTTAAAGCGGTCAAAACTCTGAGAAAGGCGCAAGTGGTTCTGTACGACGATCTGGTTTCTCCCAGGATCCTGAGAGTCTGCAAAAAATCCGCGGAGTTGATCTATGTGGGAAAAAGATCCGGGCAACATAGTTGCCTGCAGGATCAAATCAATTTTAAGATCGCGGAAGCCGCCATGAAATTTCGGATCGTAGTCAGATTGAAGGGAGGAGATCCTTCGGTTTTTGGCCGCGTCGGAGAGGAATACTCCTATCTTCTCTCCAGAGGCTTCGATTGCGAAATCATTGCCGGAGTCACCACGGGCTCCGCTGTAGCCGCTAGATTGGGAATTCCGTTGACCCATAGGGATTACTCGAGCGAAATCGTGCTACTCTCCGGTCACAAAAAGGACGGTAAAAATTCGGAGGGATTCCGGAATCTCATTTGTTCGGGTAAGACCATACTCGTATACATGGGGCTGAACTCCCTACACACCATCCGGGAAGAACTCCTGAACGGAGGAAATTCCGGAGACACCCCGGTGGCAATCATAGAGAACGCTACTCTCGAATCGGAGAGAATCGTTACGGGAAGCTTACGTTCCATTTTAGAAACTGCGGAAAACGCGGAAATCCGATCTCCGGCTCTCATTATCATCGGAGACATCGTCCGTTATTATACGGAAACGAAGGAATTAAAGGAAAGGATTCAAAAAACGTTAAGCGCCCCTTGA